From Cotesia glomerata isolate CgM1 linkage group LG3, MPM_Cglom_v2.3, whole genome shotgun sequence:
GCATACGAAACTTCTCAACGATTTAAGCGATGGATCATAGAATTTTGGGGTGCTGGAACTTCATATGAAAAgtcgattgaaattttttataatctcaaAAGCTTATCTAGAATGCACACTATCGATATCACATGCTTAGATGAGAAATTTCTCCTCAAAGTAGCTCCGAAGCAAATCAAAGATATTTGGGATAAACTACCAGGTCATCTACAGaagaataaattgattgagGGGTATAAATACTGCATGGAGCATTATCgaattgaaaaagaaaaacctGATCAAGATGTTTGCGGCATCTGGCTCTACCcaatcaagaaaaattgttatgagtgtagacgaaaaaaataatttgatccaTCATAATTagcgttaaataataataattataataaatacttatgtAATATAGgatgaattaaataataaacgtttattaaatttgtaattgtttattttatttgcatttcaatacaaatttatgttattttccTTACATTACTACTTATAggattatattcaataatacgATCATGTAATATTAGACAGTATGCAGCTGTACTATCAGGAAACTGATTTTCCGATTCAAACTCAATTCGTATATCAACAGGTCCAGACTTGATTGATTCATTTTGCTTTGAGCAATCTATAATGTAGAGTGGTGCgtcagttaaaaatttagctTTCGTTAATAGAGGCTCTGGATCTTTATTATAGTATGACACTTGAAAATAAGTAAACATATCATATATTAATGCATACTGATTTCTACTTATGTTGAGATTTAAATTTCCATAAGGATAACTCTGAGAATTCAGAAATAGCTTCACATCTTTAATATTACAATGATCGAATTTGCTTGCATCTTTTGTTGCAACGTTTTTTCTTGCGGTTTGAAATCCTAAAATTACGTATCGTGGTTTTTCCAGCTGAGTAGAAGTCTTAATTGGCCAAACATGCTTGGTAGTTTTTGGTAGCAGTGGGTACTCATATAATTGCCAGGTTCGGAAACTCAATGGGATCGCTGGATCATGAGAGATGAAGTTTAATGTTTGAATTTTCTGCTTATCAGACATGGTGATGTATGGAACGTTCCACTCCACTTTGTTGAGCacaatttttactttgatGAGACACAAAAATCCTAGAGGACAAGACACTAGATTCGGGATTCGACGAAGAGGCTCACAGCTTTTTATGGGTGATTCACCAGTGCAGtttcatgaaaataatactttgATTGTGAAAAACAAAACTATTTCATTAAC
This genomic window contains:
- the LOC123261359 gene encoding uncharacterized protein LOC123261359, with the protein product MSDKQKIQTLNFISHDPAIPLSFRTWQLYEYPLLPKTTKHVWPIKTSTQLEKPRYVILGFQTARKNVATKDASKFDHCNIKDVKLFLNSQSYPYGNLNLNISRNQYALIYDMFTYFQVSYYNKDPEPLLTKAKFLTDAPLYIIDCSKQNESIKSGPVDIRIEFESENQFPDSTAAYCLILHDRIIEYNPISSNVRKIT